The Ziziphus jujuba cultivar Dongzao chromosome 7, ASM3175591v1 genome includes a region encoding these proteins:
- the LOC125423730 gene encoding F-box protein At2g26160-like encodes MACLIPSISIWDSSSFTPQIPLPICHRKRRFSLGNHHLSSGAFNSKSCLVKIEDTLSGKFFSIRRVHEPRCPFPKDLSFLDFRMVKLGKSYGIDYLSYIYPVSGVTKVIRYPDTSSASSASANYAEENTSIFVIYDGGKLGYAKSGDRALTRVDVHDQVTDYHDIIVHKRKPYVVDKWGTISRINDSSLELTQVSPPPSSSIGLQLGGRKHLVESCGELYLVDRYFDPHDETRANHQGPNVPYRGRIIRYGIVNSVVVRRNIIRGKTIGFKVYKVENDWGNWVEVTNLGDRAFFLNDDIAFSVSASEFDGCRGNCIYFKDRNDSKLFSLGRKFSVFNFEDRSISANRWSKRVRYSNLHLNRKLWVLDCSNSSQGTA; translated from the coding sequence ATGGCGTGCCTCATTCCCTCCATTTCAATATGGGACTCTTCCTCCTTTACCCCTCAAATTCCCCTGCCCATTTGCCACCGGAAAAGACGCTTTTCTCTCGGAAACCACCATCTATCGTCTGGAGCCTTCAATTCAAAGTCCTGTTTGGTCAAAATTGAAGACACCCTTTCTGGAAAATTTTTCTCCATTCGCCGTGTCCACGAACCCAGGTGTCCTTTTCCAAAGGATTTGAGTTTTTTGGACTTTCGGATGGTAAAATTAGGCAAATCTTATGGAATCGACTACCTGAGTTACATTTACCCCGTAAGTGGTGTTACTAAAGTAATTCGGTACCCTGATACATCGTCAGCATCGTCAGCATCAGCTAATTACGCTGAAGAAAATACTTCAATTTTCGTAATTTACGACGGAGGGAAACTGGGTTACGCTAAATCTGGGGATCGAGCACTGACCCGAGTCGATGTTCATGATCAGGTTACTGATTACCACGATATAATTGTTCATAAAAGAAAACCATATGTCGTAGACAAGTGGGGAACAATTTCACGCATTAACGACTCGTCGTTGGAGTTGACCCAAGTTTCACCGCCGCCATCCTCTTCGATTGGTTTGCAATTGGGTGGTCGAAAACATTTGGTAGAGTCTTGtggagagctttacttagttgATAGATACTTCGATCCTCATGACGAGACGAGGGCAAACCACCAAGGTCCTAATGTTCCTTATCGTGGTCGTATTATTCGTTATGGAATAGTTAATTCGGTAGTGGTCCGCAGAAATATAATTCGTGGGAAAACCATTGGTTTCAAAGTTTATAAGGTGGAAAATGATTGGGGCAATTGGGTGGAGGTGACAAACTTGGGTGATCGGGCATTTTTCTTGAATGATGATATTGCTTTCTCTGTTTCAGCTTCTGAATTTGATGGATGCAGAGGTAATTGCATCTATTTTAAGGATCGGAATGACAGTAAATTATTCTCACTTGGTCGGAAATTTTCTGTCTTTAATTTTGAGGATCGTAGCATTAGTGCAAATCGGTGGTCCAAACGTGTTCGATACTCTAATCTGCATCTCAATCGAAAGCTATGGGTATTGGACTGTTCAAATTCCTCTCAAGGTACTGCCTGA
- the LOC107424485 gene encoding putative F-box protein At1g65770 — translation MKHDRGIVNWAELPKEMCASIGKHLDNGIDVLRFRSVCKSWRSSIPPVQNTVPLPLPLEFPGPRAFTTVRLSQPKIYHLQPPLQDYQTPTSNPSPSQGWLVKLEESLFSGKMRSLDPISNCQIHDFPPASAKALNLLDFRVAELIRSYALEFFFHVGFDFVFAVKVAVLSHNSWSTNNFAQCAIMYVGLLGFWKLGETKWSFIDGEKFFYHDVVSYNGKFYAIDKLGSAYWIDPSLNAIQFSPPLPDLDGLNRKQKHLIESCGDLYLVDRFLDKERLAKDSDPDLDGYVDDDHFLGYFVNYNLDARAFSFKVYKLEMEQDCRRWVEVKKLGDRAFFLCSDCSFSISAKEFGGFKRNCIYFSNASVMRSASYKCQVFDLDDGTISSLDYSEFFCPPSCL, via the coding sequence atgaaacacGACCGAGGAATTGTAAACTGGGCTGAGCTTCCGAAGGAAATGTGCGCGTCGATCGGAAAACATCTCGATAATGGCATTGATGTCCTTCGGTTTCGCAGTGTGTGCAAGTCATGGCGTTCTTCTATTCCCCCGGTCCAAAACACTGTTCCGCTTCCTCTGCCTCTCGAATTTCCTGGTCCCAGAGCATTCACCACCGTGCGCCTCTCACAACCGAAGATCTATCATCTCCAACCTCCGCTTCAGGACTACCAAACCCCTACATCAAATCCTTCTCCTTCTCAGGGTTGGTTGGTGAAGCTTGAAGAATCCCTCTTTTCTGGCAAAATGCGTTCCTTAGATCCCATCTCCAACTGCCAAATCCACGATTTCCCACCAGCTTCTGCAAAAGcattgaatttattggattttcgGGTCGCTGAACTAATCAGATCTTACGCCCTTGAATTCTTCTTCCACGTGGGTTTCGATTTCGTTTTCGCAGTCAAAGTGGCAGTTCTATCCCACAACTCTTGGTCGACGAACAATTTTGCCCAGTGTGCAATTATGTACGTTGGTCTACTGGGTTTCTGGAAACTGGGAGAAACGAAATGGAGCTTCATTGATGGTGAAAAGTTTTTTTACCACGACGTTGTTTCTTATAATGGAAAATTCTACGCAATTGATAAATTGGGTTCAGCGTATTGGATAGATCCATCATTGAATGCTATTCAATTTTCACCTCCTTTACCTGATCTTGATGGGCTGAACAGAAAACAGAAGCATTTGATCGAGTCATGTGGTGATCTTTACTTAGTTGATCGGTTCCTTGATAAAGAGCGCCTTGCAAAAGATAGCGACCCTGACTTAGATGGTTATGTTGATGATGATCATTTTCTTGGTTACTTTGTCAATTATAATCTTGATGCAAGGGCTTTCAGTTTTAAAGTATATAAGCTGGAGATGGAACAAGATTGCCGCAGATGGGTCGAGGTGAAAAAGTTGGGTGATCGAGCATTTTTTCTGTGCAGTGATTGCTCTTTCTCCATTTCAGCGAAAGAATTTGGTGGTTTCAAAAGGAATTGTATTTATTTCTCAAACGCTTCAGTAATGAGGTCGGCTTCTTATAAATGTCAAGTGTTTGATTTAGATGATGGAACCATTAGCAGCCTCGACTATTCTGAGTTCTTCTGTCCACCCTCTTGCCTCTAA
- the LOC107424525 gene encoding putative F-box protein At1g65770 isoform X2 has protein sequence MVGKVDWSEIPDEIWTAIGKRLDNRLDVLRFRSVCKSWRSFIPPFHDSSPPLRLRFPLPFSSKADAFVSQSTVYRIDPPNHDGQGSSSSSFLKGWLVKVEEFEPGKMLLLDLLSGRRIRDSPSTFPKVFSLLEFRMVELSKAYALKYICGFSSIAGINKIIISPDSGSGSGSGYARSADESAIFVIYDQGKLGFAKNGAEGFTLIDNRILDYNDIIVYKGQPYVVDRWGTVSWIDSSLRVIQFSPPLFGFGSRKHLVVANSELYVIDRYLDRDVNMQDYDDNNNNNNNDVVNFNAFLHHPLRRRRFDYCQAKTVDFKVHKLDEEWGRWVEVKNLDDQAFILGADCSFSISAREFAGFQKNCIYFTEQLDLDFALRGLGNPDGGVFNLEDRTIDKLAFCPGSFPMFCPLQATNPCTFSSNLGRHPVRVDPCQL, from the exons atgGTTGGCAAAGTTGACTGGTCCGAAATCCCCGACGAAATCTGGACAGCCATCGGAAAACGCCTCGACAATCGTCTTGACGTTCTGAGATTTCGCAGCGTTTGTAAATCCTGGCGTTCTTTTATCCCTCCCTTCCACGATTCTTCTCCTCCTCTGCGTCTCAGATTCCCTCTGCCATTCTCATCCAAAGCCGACGCCTTTGTCTCCCAGAGTACCGTATATCGTATAGACCCACCTAACCATGATGGTCAAGGCTCATCATCCTCTTCGTTTCTCAAAGGCTGGTTAGTCAAAGTCGAAGAGTTCGAGCCCGGAAAAATGCTTCTTTTGGATCTGCTTTCCGGCCGCCGAATCAGGGACTCACCGAGTACGTTTCCAAAGGTGTTTAGCTTGTTGGAGTTTCGTATGGTTGAGTTAAGTAAAGCTTATgctcttaaatatatatgtgggtTTTCCTCTATTGCTggtattaacaaaattattatatccCCTGATTCTGGGTCTGGGTCTGGGTCTGGCTATGCTAGAAGCGCAGACGAATCTgctatttttgttatatatgatCAAGGGAAATTGGGTTTTGCTAAGAATGGAGCAGAGGGTTTTACCCTTATTGATAATCGAATTCTTGATTACAATGATATAATTGTGTATAAAGGACAACCTTATGTTGTCGATAGGTGGGGGACTGTTTCTTGGATTGATTCGTCTTTGAGGGTGATTCAATTCTCACCTCCATTGTTCGGTTTTGGAAGCCGGAAGCATTTGGTGGTTGCAAATAGCGAACTCTATGTGATTGATAGGTATTTGGATAGAGATGTGAATATGCAAGACTAcgatgacaataataataataacaataatgatgtTGTTAATTTCAATGCTTTTCTTCATCATCCTCTTCGACGTCGAAGATTCGATTATTGTCAGGCAAAGACGGTTGATTTCAAAGTTCATAAGCTGGATGAAGAGTGGGGGAGATGGGTTGAGGTGAAAAACTTGGATGATCAGGCATTTATTTTGGGTGCTGACTGCTCTTTCTCTATTTCAGCTAGAGAGTTTGCTGGATTCCAAAAGAACTGTATTTACTTCACAGAGCAATTAGACTTAGATTTTGCGCTTAGAGGATTAGGTAATCCTGATGGTGGTGTTTTTAACTTAGAGGACCGTACCATCGACAAGTTAGCATTTTGCCCAGGCTCTTTCCCCATGTTTTGTCCACTACAAGCAACCAACCCCTGCACTTTTAGCTCCAATCTTGGGCGGCATCCTGTACGTGTGGATCCAT GTCAACTGTAA
- the LOC107424525 gene encoding putative F-box protein At1g65770 isoform X1 encodes MVGKVDWSEIPDEIWTAIGKRLDNRLDVLRFRSVCKSWRSFIPPFHDSSPPLRLRFPLPFSSKADAFVSQSTVYRIDPPNHDGQGSSSSSFLKGWLVKVEEFEPGKMLLLDLLSGRRIRDSPSTFPKVFSLLEFRMVELSKAYALKYICGFSSIAGINKIIISPDSGSGSGSGYARSADESAIFVIYDQGKLGFAKNGAEGFTLIDNRILDYNDIIVYKGQPYVVDRWGTVSWIDSSLRVIQFSPPLFGFGSRKHLVVANSELYVIDRYLDRDVNMQDYDDNNNNNNNDVVNFNAFLHHPLRRRRFDYCQAKTVDFKVHKLDEEWGRWVEVKNLDDQAFILGADCSFSISAREFAGFQKNCIYFTEQLDLDFALRGLGNPDGGVFNLEDRTIDKLAFCPGSFPMFCPLQATNPCTFSSNLGRHPVRVDPCKYDIM; translated from the coding sequence atgGTTGGCAAAGTTGACTGGTCCGAAATCCCCGACGAAATCTGGACAGCCATCGGAAAACGCCTCGACAATCGTCTTGACGTTCTGAGATTTCGCAGCGTTTGTAAATCCTGGCGTTCTTTTATCCCTCCCTTCCACGATTCTTCTCCTCCTCTGCGTCTCAGATTCCCTCTGCCATTCTCATCCAAAGCCGACGCCTTTGTCTCCCAGAGTACCGTATATCGTATAGACCCACCTAACCATGATGGTCAAGGCTCATCATCCTCTTCGTTTCTCAAAGGCTGGTTAGTCAAAGTCGAAGAGTTCGAGCCCGGAAAAATGCTTCTTTTGGATCTGCTTTCCGGCCGCCGAATCAGGGACTCACCGAGTACGTTTCCAAAGGTGTTTAGCTTGTTGGAGTTTCGTATGGTTGAGTTAAGTAAAGCTTATgctcttaaatatatatgtgggtTTTCCTCTATTGCTggtattaacaaaattattatatccCCTGATTCTGGGTCTGGGTCTGGGTCTGGCTATGCTAGAAGCGCAGACGAATCTgctatttttgttatatatgatCAAGGGAAATTGGGTTTTGCTAAGAATGGAGCAGAGGGTTTTACCCTTATTGATAATCGAATTCTTGATTACAATGATATAATTGTGTATAAAGGACAACCTTATGTTGTCGATAGGTGGGGGACTGTTTCTTGGATTGATTCGTCTTTGAGGGTGATTCAATTCTCACCTCCATTGTTCGGTTTTGGAAGCCGGAAGCATTTGGTGGTTGCAAATAGCGAACTCTATGTGATTGATAGGTATTTGGATAGAGATGTGAATATGCAAGACTAcgatgacaataataataataacaataatgatgtTGTTAATTTCAATGCTTTTCTTCATCATCCTCTTCGACGTCGAAGATTCGATTATTGTCAGGCAAAGACGGTTGATTTCAAAGTTCATAAGCTGGATGAAGAGTGGGGGAGATGGGTTGAGGTGAAAAACTTGGATGATCAGGCATTTATTTTGGGTGCTGACTGCTCTTTCTCTATTTCAGCTAGAGAGTTTGCTGGATTCCAAAAGAACTGTATTTACTTCACAGAGCAATTAGACTTAGATTTTGCGCTTAGAGGATTAGGTAATCCTGATGGTGGTGTTTTTAACTTAGAGGACCGTACCATCGACAAGTTAGCATTTTGCCCAGGCTCTTTCCCCATGTTTTGTCCACTACAAGCAACCAACCCCTGCACTTTTAGCTCCAATCTTGGGCGGCATCCTGTACGTGTGGATCCATGTAAGTATGATATCATGTAG
- the LOC132804453 gene encoding F-box protein SKIP23-like — translation MREGKEMGGRITRRPWSDLPKELLEIIADFLLSKVGVSQFRAVSKSWLSSIPLLQNLFSFRIYIPYLIRYHHHAILTESSIYLIAPPSSSNSQVSTSIPLHGAGYWIMKTSFCMRKEFCAVDKDGRAVIVINNSSLEVIEIASPLKGERNCHKKILVESAGDLLLVERLRIQPYFKGFKLKVKDKEWVETKSLDDRVMFLGGDCCFCVAAKDFGNGCNGRFDYEDGIVCKNKFSAVDKDGRAVVIDSSLNVTEISSPLKCRGINHTKILVQSLTDLIFLIERLQKRTNFKVFKLKVEDKEWMEVKSLDNRIIFLGDDCNFCVAAEDFGDG, via the exons ATGAGGGAGGGTAAGGAGATGGGTGGTAGGATCACTAGGAGGCCATGGTCCGATCTTCCAAAGGAACTGTTGGAAATCATAGCAGACTTTCTCCTTAGCAAAGTCGGTGTTTCCCAATTCCGTGCAGTCAGCAAATCATGGCTATCCTCCATTCCTCTCTTACAAAATCTCTTCTCTTTCCGTATCTATATTCCCTACTTAATCCGTTACCATCATCACGCCATACTCACTGAAAGCAGCATCTACCTTATTGCACCTCCTTCGTCATCCAATTCACAAGTTTCCACTTCCATTCCGCTTCATGGGGCTGGCTA TTGGATTATGAAGACGTCATTCTGTATGAGAAAAGAATTCTGTGCTGTGGACAAGGATGGAAGAGCAGTAATAGTGATTAATAATTCCTCTTTAGAGGTAATAGAGATTGCATCTCCATTGAAGGGTGAAAGAAACTGTCACAAAAAAATCTTAGTGGAATCAGCTGGGGATCTACTTCTGGTTGAAAGATTACGAATACAGCCATATTTTAAGGGTTTCAAGCTGAAAGTAAAAGACAAAGAATGGGTGGAGACAAAGAGCTTGGATGACAGGGTCATGTTTTTAGGTGGTGATTGTTGCTTCTGCGTTGCTGCTAAAGATTTCGGGAATGGATGCAATG GTCGGTTTGATTATGAAGATGGTATCGTGtgtaaaaacaaattttctgCTGTGGATAAAGATGGAAGAGCTGTAGTGATTGATTCTTCTTTGAATGTAACAGAGATTTCATCTCCATTGAAGTGTAGGGGGATCAATCACACAAAGATTTTAGTACAATCGCTTACGGACCttatttttttgattgaaaGGTTACAGAAGAGGACCAATTTCAAGGTTTTTAAGCTCAAAGTGGAAGACAAAGAATGGATGGAGGTGAAAAGCTTGGATAACAGGATTATTTTTTTAGGTGATGACTGTAACTTCTGTGTTGCTGCCGAAGATTTTGGCGATGGATGA
- the LOC125423821 gene encoding F-box protein SKIP23-like, giving the protein MFSFPVTESCRNIQAMRSRFAWSDLPKELLEIIANSLLTREDVCRFRAVCKSWRSSIPPFQKPISLPLEVPYPTPSYHRHPNIAILTESTIYHVQPFPSPNSQASTSTSTWANWASWGWLVKVEEMEARLFRVLGSISCQPSYRFPTFPKSINLLDFQVSELAKAYSLHFPKNGGTCKVVFSSRPDDCPSLMTICAGLLFHQKIGDDKWTLIDDIVSQLCYEDVILYNNRFCAVDEDGRTLVIDSTLKVIEIASPLKNEKNGHDKILVESVGELLLVERLCKKPYIKVFKLKVKEKEWVEVKSLDDRIMFLGGDCSFCVAAKDFGNECKGNCIFFTYPRFTVFNLEDSSLLSLHKHPGYNNFFYPPPSDHRKKSVEKSSKKPGPCVYCP; this is encoded by the coding sequence atgttttcattTCCGGTGACTGAAAGTTGCAGAAATATTCAAGCTATGAGAAGTAGATTCGCATGGTCCGATCTTCCAAAGGAACTGTTGGAAATCATAGCAAACTCTCTCCTCACCAGAGAAGATGTTTGCCGATTCCGTGCAGTGTGCAAGTCATGGCGGTCCTCCATCCCTCCCTTCCAAAAACCCATCTCTTTGCCTCTGGAAGTTCCCTACCCAACCCCTTCTTATCACCGTCATCCCAACATAGCCATACTCACTGAAAGCACAATCTACCATGTTCAACCATTTCCCTCTCCCAATTCACAAGCTTCCACTTCAACTTCCACTTGGGCGAATTGGGCTTCGTGGGGCTGGTTGGTTAAGGTTGAAGAAATGGAAGCTCGTCTTTTCCGTGTCTTAGGCTCAATCTCCTGCCAACCGAGCTACCGTTTTCCCacttttccaaaatcaataaaCTTGTTAGATTTTCAAGTGTCTGAATTGGCCAAAGCTTACAGCCTTCACTTCCCTAAAAATGGTGGAACTTGTAAGGTGGTTTTCTCCTCCAGGCCCGATGATTGTCCCTCACTGATGACGATCTGTGCAGGGCTTTTATTTCACCAGAAAATAGGAGATGACAAGTGGACCCTAATAGATGACATAGTCTCTCAGTTGTGTTATGAAGATGTTATTCTGTACAACAATAGATTTTGTGCTGTCGATGAGGATGGAAGAACTCTGGTGATTGATTCTACTTTGAAGGTAATAGAGATTGCATCTCCATTGAAGAATGAAAAGAATGGCCACGATAAGATTTTAGTAGAGTCAGTTGGGGAGCTGCTTTTGGTTGAAAGATTATGTAAAAAGCCCTATATCAAGGTATTTAAGCTGAAAGTGAAAGAGAAAGAATGGGTGGAGGTGAAAAGTTTGGATGACAGAATCATGTTTTTAGGCGGTGACTGCTCTTTCTGTGTTGCTGCTAAAGATTTTGGCAATGAATGTAAAGGTAACTGCATTTTTTTTACATATCCCCGTTTTACAGTATTCAACTTGGAAGACAGCAGTCTATTAAGCCTGCACAAGCATCCAGGGTACAACAACTTTTTTTACCCACCACCATCTGATCATAGGAAGAAATCTGTTGAGAAATCTAGTAAGAAACCTGGACCATGTGTATATTGTCCCTGA
- the LOC107424481 gene encoding LOW QUALITY PROTEIN: F-box protein SKIP23 (The sequence of the model RefSeq protein was modified relative to this genomic sequence to represent the inferred CDS: deleted 1 base in 1 codon), whose amino-acid sequence MRNAEELSGRESRAPWLDLPKELSEIIGKCLLTRAQVCQFRSVCNPWRSSIPPFQKPFSLPTSGHPKSPKLTEYTIYHIQPSSSSNSQQASTPPLWGWLVKVREWKAGHFRVSNSLSSQPSHPLAKAINLLDFRVSELAKAYSLHFPTNGKTHKVVFSSSPNYCPSFMGIAAGVLFYMKIEDAKWTIIDDIVSQMDYEDVIVYKNRFLAVDNNGRAVLIDSSLKVTEIASPLRLEGGDYKDSKILVESVGELLLVHIVQIGKKPHHFKVFKLKVREKQWVEVKSLDDRIMFLGVTAPSVFLLKIFGNGCKGNCIFFTDTCFTVFNLEDSSLLPVQQHPVYSRIFYPNTAIKL is encoded by the exons ATGAGAAATGCAGAGGAATTGAGTGGTAGGGAGAGTAGAGCCCCATGGTTGGATCTTCCAAAGGAGCTGTCAGAAATCATAGGAAAATGTCTCCTCACCAGAGCACAAGTTTGCCAATTCCGTTCAGTTTGCAATCCATGGAGATCCTCCATCCCTCCTTTCCAAAAACCCTTCTCTTTGCCCACTTCTGGTCATCCCAAATCACCCAAACTCACTGAATACACAATCTACCATATTCAGCCATCTTCCTCCAGCAATTCACAACAAGCCTCCACTCCCCCTTTGTGGGGTTGGCTGGTAAAGGTCAGAGAATGGAAAGCTGGCCATTTCCGTGTCTCCAACTCACTCTCATCCCAACCAAGCCACCCTTTAGCCAAAGCAATTAATTTGTTAGATTTTCGGGTATCTGAATTGGCCAAAGCTTATAGCCTTCACTTCCCCACTAATGGTAAGACTCACAAAGTGGTTTTCTCATCCAGTCCTAATTATTGCCCCTCATTCATGGGGATAGCTGCAGGGGTTCTATTTTACATGAAAATAGAAGATGCCAAGTGGACCATAATAGATGACATTGTCTCTCAGATGGATTATGAAGATGTTATTGTGTATAAGAATAGATTTCTTGCTGTGGACAACAACGGAAGAGCTGTGTTGATCGATTCTTCTTTGAAGGTAACAGAGATTGCATCTCCCTTGAGATTGGAGGGTGGAGATTATAAGGACAGTAAGATTTTAGTAGAGTCGGTTGGAGAGCTGCTTTTGGTTCATATTGTACAAATTGGTAAAAAGCCCCACCACTTCAAGGTTTTTAAGCTGAAAGTGAGAGAGAAACAATGGGTGGAGGTGAAAAGTTTGGATGACAGGATCATGTTTTTAGGC GTGACTGCTCCTTCTGTGTTTCTGCTAAAGATTTTTGGCAATGGGTGTAAAGGTAACTGTATTTTTTTCACAGATACCTGTTTTACTGTGTTCAACTTGGAAGACAGCAGTCTGCTACCAGTACAACAACATCCAGTCTATAGCAGAATCTTTTACCCAAACACCGCCATCAAATTGTAG
- the LOC107431470 gene encoding F-box protein SKIP23, translating into MKNRKELGSGESRARVPWCDLPKELLETIAYSLLTRVDVCRVRAVCKSWRSSIPPFRKPISLPLEFAVPYPNPSHRSHPNMLLLTESTIYLLSPNSQASTSISTRSKTASWGWLVKVQEQEACRFRVINSISCQPSHRFPTFPKSINLLDLRVSELAKAYSVRFPNNGFTQKVVFSSSSPDDCPCPSLMRINAGFLFYLKIVDGSDWTLIDDTVSQLDYEDVTLYKNRFCAVDKYGRVVVIDSSSLKVTEIASPFKGENDGNSKILLVESSGELLLVERLREKPHFKVFKLSAKEREWVEVKSLDDKVMFLGGDCSFCVAAKDFGNGCKGDCILFTDYCSTFSVFNLEDSSLKPVQKHPGYNKIFYLPP; encoded by the coding sequence ATGAAAAATCGAAAGGAGTTGGGTAGTGGAGAGAGTAGAGCAAGGGTTCCATGGTGCGATCTTCCAAAGGAACTGTTGGAAACCATAGCATACTCTCTCCTTACCAGAGTAGATGTTTGCCGAGTCCGTGCAGTGTGCAAGTCATGGCGATCCTCCATCCCTCCCTTCAGAAAACCCATCTCTCTGCCTCTCGAATTCGCAGTTCCTTACCCAAACCCTTCGCATCGCAGTCATCCCAACATGCTCTTACTCACTGAAAGCACGATCTATCTTCTCTCTCCCAATTCACAAGCTTCCACTTCCATTTCCACAAGGTCCAAGACTGCTTCGTGGGGCTGGTTAGTAAAGGTCCAAGAACAGGAAGCTTGCCGTTTCCGCGTCATAAACTCAATCTCCTGCCAACCCAGCCACCGTTTTCCCACTTTTCCCAAATCAATAAACTTGTTGGATTTGCGGGTGTCTGAATTGGCCAAAGCTTATAGCGTTCGCTTCCCCAATAATGGTTTTACTCAAAAAGTGGTTTTCTCCTCCTCCAGTCCTGATGATTGCCCTTGCCCCTCACTCATGAGGATCAacgcagggtttttattttacCTGAAAATAGTAGATGGCAGCGACTGGACCCTAATAGATGACACAGTCTCTCAGTTGGATTATGAAGATGTTACTCTGTATAAGAACAGATTTTGTGCTGTGGACAAGTACGGAAGAGTTGTGGTGATTGATTCTTCTTCTTTGAAGGTTACAGAGATTGCATCTCCTTTCAAGGGTGAAAATGATGGTAACTCTAAGATTTTATTAGTAGAGTCGTCTGGGGAGCTGCTTTTGGTTGAAAGATTACGTGAAAAGCCTCATTTCAAGGTTTTTAAGCTGAGTGCGAAAGAGAGAGAATGGGTGGAGGTGAAAAGTTTGGATGACAAGGTCATGTTTTTAGGTGGTGACTGCTCCTTCTGTGTCGCTGCTAAAGATTTTGGCAATGGATGTAAAGGAGACTGCATTCTTTTCACAGATTATTGTTCTACTTTTAGTGTATTCAACTTGGAAGATAGTAGTCTGAAACCAGTACAAAAACATCCAGGCTATAACAAAATCTTTTACCTACCACCATGA